The DNA region GAGCACCCCGTCGAGGCGTTCCGAAACTTCGAGGCGAAGCCGTTCGAGTACACGTATCTCGATGGATACCGCTCGCTCGAAGAGCTTCCCAGTTGGATCGGCCGAGTCGACATCGAATCGGTTTATACCCGCCTTTCGTCCCGGTCGTCTCACGAACTGCCGCCCGGTTAACACCGGTTCTCCGACCATCCACTCCGCTTCGAACTCTCCGCTGGACGGGCTCCGGTCTTGGACAACCTCGAATTCTACGCCGACTCTGTGTCCTCGAACATCGACGCCAGCGGTCGCGCGCCGTCGTTCGTGTAGTTCCCCCGTCCGCACACCAGAGACGACCCATCCGCATACCAGAGACGACTCATCCACGACACCACCGGAGTCGGAAACGGTTTTCCGCCCGCGTCCGTAGCCCGGACGATGAACGACGACTACGGGGACGACGCTCGCGAAACCGCGGAAACGGACCCGTCAGACCCCGAGACGGACGCTTCTTCCCCGGAACGCGCCACCGGCGCCGAAGACGCAGCGGACGACGAAATCATCGAAGCCGCCGAAGCCACCGCGGTCGACGAGATGACTGAAGACCCCGTCACCCTCGACTCGTTCTACGACGCGCTACAGACGGAGGGACGCCCGCTCGCCACCGCCCAACAGATCGCTCGCCATCTCGACATCCCGCAGGCGACTGCCGCCGACGCGCTCGAAGCGCTGGCCGACGCCGGAACCGTTCAGCGCGTCGACGTCGAATCCGACCCCGTCGTCTGGTACCCGACGCAGTGGGGCGACGTCGCTACGCGCGAGCGGGTCATCGTCTTCCCCGAACGTCGAGAAATCGTCGTCGACCGACCGAAACAGTACACCCGCGCGCAACTGTCGCAGTTCGCCCACCTCGTCGACACGACCGGCGGCGACGCCGACGAACGCGGCTACCTCTACACGATTCGAACCGAGGACATCTGGCAGGCCCCCTTCGACGAGTTCGAGGGGCTCCTCAGAAGCATGCGGTCGGTGCTGCCGCGACGCTCGCCACATCTCGAGGAGTGGGCCGAGCGCCAGTGGAAGCGCGCCCACCAGTTCACCCTGCGAACGCACGAGGACGGCTACGTCGTCCTCGAAGCGGTCAACGAGGACCTGATGGGCAACGTCGCCCGCGAGAAACTCTCCGAACAGCACCTCCACGCCCCCATCTCCGACACCGAAAGCTGGGTCCGCGAGGGTGAGGAGGCGGCCATCAAGCGCATCCTCTACGAGGCGGGCTACCCCGTCAAGGACGAACGGGACCTCGACACCGGCGACCCGCTCGAAACCGACCTCGCCGTCGACCTCCGCGACTACCAGCGGGACTGGGTCGACCGGTTCGTCGACCAGCGCTCGGGCGTCCTCGTCGGGCCGCCGGGCAGCGGCAAGACCATCGCGGCCATGGGCGTGCTCGCGGCCGTCGGCGGCGAGACGCTCGTGCTCGTGCCGAGTCGCGAACTCGCGAGCCAATGGCGACAGGAACTGCTCGAGCACACGACGCTCACGGCCGACCAGATCGGCGAGTACCACGGCGGGAAAAAGGAGGTTCGGCCGGTCACCATCGCCACCTACCAGACCGCGGGGATGGACCGCCACCGCCAACTGTTCGACTCGCGCGCGTGGGGGCTCATCGTCTACGACGAGGTCCACCACATCCCGAGTCGGGTGTTCAGACGCAGCGCCGACCTCCAGACGAAACACCGACTCGGTCTCTCTGCGACGCCCATCCGCGAAGACGACAAGGAGGGGGACATCTTCACGCTCGTCGGGCCGCCCATCGGCACCGACTGGGGGAAACTGTTCGACGCCGGCTTCGTCCAGGAACCGGAGGTAGAGATTCGGTACGTCCCGTGGACCGACGAGATGGCCGAGAACGAGTACCGCAGCGCCGACGGCCGCGAGCGGTACACACTCGCGGCGCTCAACCCCGCGAAAGTCGACGAGGTCAGACATCTGCGCGGCAAACATCTCGACGCCAAAGCCCTGATCTTCGTCGACTGGCTCGAACAGGGCGAGGCGGTCGCCGAGGCGCTCGACGTCCCGTTCATCAGCGGGGAGATGCCACACTACCGACGCCAGCGACTGCTCCAGCAGTTCCGCGATGGCGACCTTCGGACGCTGGTCGTCTCCCGCGTCGGCGACGAAGGTATCGACCTGCCGAACGCCGAAATCGCCATCGTCGCCTCCGGTCTCGGCGGGTCGCGTCGGCAAGGTGCACAGCGCGCCGGCCGGACGATGCGCCCCGTCGGCAACGCGGTCATGTACGTGCTCGCCACCCGCGGCTCTCCCGAGGAGGATTTCGCCGAGCGACAGCTCCGTCACCTCGCCGAGAAGGGGATCCGCGTCCGCGAGGCGGGCGCGTGGCCCACCGGCGGCAAGGAGTGATGGCGTCCTTTGACTGTCGTCCCCGAACGTCGCGAACGGGCGATTCCGTCCGAGATACTGTCGCCTGAGGGAGTTTCTCTGACAATTTCCCCGAGTGCTTCTCCTCTCGACGCCGCCCGGTTCATCGCATCGACGTATCCTCACTCTCCTCGGTGCCGGTCGGGTCCCGGCCCCAGTTCACGCCGTCTTGTTCCTCGGACTCGGGGCCGTCCGCATCGCTTGCGGCGGTCGCTCGCTCGCGTTCCGCGTCGGTGAGAGCGATGTCGATTCGACCCTCGGCCCACACCGTCACCTCACGTCCGCTGAAGACGAACGAGAGGCGGCCGTTCCGGTGGGCGGTGGCCTCCGACTCCTCTCGAAAGATGGCGTCGAGCGCGTCGGGGTCTATCGTCTCGTACAGCGGTTCAACCTCGTCGGTGCCTCTGTCTTCGATGGTCGCTATCGCGACGATGAGTTCGATGCTCGGGGGGTCTCGGGTTCGGTCGTACTCGATACTGTAGCACTCCCTCGCGGGGTCGTAGCCGATGTCTCTCGGTCCGTCGAACTGCCCGGGCATATTATTCTACCTTTGCTCCCGGAATGAGAAGGGGCGCCAAGTATATAATCAGTACGCCTAACCACGCAAGCAAGTTCCGCGAACCGACTACGCGAGGACCACTTCGAGCGCGTCCATCGCCCGGTCGACCTTCTCGATATCGGCCCCGTAACCCATGTGTCCGACCCGAATGATGTCGTCCGCGAGGTCAGCAAGCCCCGTCGAGAGGACCACGTCGTGCTCGTCGGCTAACCGCTGTTGCAACGTGGCCGCTCGGCCGGGAACGTGAAACGCCGTCACCGTCGGCGACGGACGAGCGCCGTCGGTGAAGGGTTCCAACCCCATCTCCGCACCGCGCTCACGACACACTTCGGCGGCGGCGACGTGGCGACCGTACACCGCGTCCAGACCGTCCTCCAACAGCAGGTCAACCGCGACGTCGAGCGCGGCGACGTTGGCCGCGAGGTGCGTGTACGGGAACCCCTCGCTCACGTTGCGCCACGGGAGAAAGTTCGTGTACAGCGACGGCGGATCCCGCGCCTCCATCGCTGCCCACGCCTCATCGCTTATGGCGGCCGTCGTCAGTCCCGGCGGCGCGCTGAAACACTTCTGCGAGCCGCCCAGACAGACGTCGATTCGCTCGGTCGGAACGGGAGTCCCCCCGAGCGACGAGACGGCGTCGACGACGGAGAGCACGCCATAGTCGTCGAGCACGTCGAGCACCGGGTCGAGGTTCGTGAGCGTCCCTGTCGGCGTCTCGCAGTGAACCATCGTCGCGAGTTCGAACGGTTTGCCCATCTCCTCGCTCTTTTCGAGGATCGCCTTCACGGCGTCGACGTCGAGCGCTTCGGTGTACTCGACGCCGACGTGGACGGGTTCGCCGCCGTAGCTCTCGACGAAGTCGACGAAACCGTCGCCGTAGAGACCGTTCGAGATGCAGAGCACCCGATCGCCGGGTTCGACGAGCGAGGCGATGGCGGCTTCCAGCCCCAGAATCCCCTCGCCGCCGAGGACGACGACATCGTGATCGGTGTCGTACACCTCGGCGAGTTTCTCGGTGAGGTCCTCGTAGCGGACGCGGAACCGCTCTTCGACGTCGGGGTTCGGTTGCTCGCGCGCCATCGCACGGCGGACGGGTTCGGGAACGGCGGTCGGACCGGGTGTGAGTAACATACTCGTGTCTCTGTCCTGCGGAACTTTAGCCCGTCGGTGGCGAACGCGGGCTCGTCGTCGCTCTCTTCACCCGTCGGCGACGGGAAGACACATCACCCGTCCGTCCGCATTTTGGCTCATGACCGGCAAGTTCACGCCCGAAGACCTCGCCGCCTACGTCTTCTCGCGGACGGGCGCACCGAACGACGACCTGCTCGTCGGCCCGGCGTTCGGCGAGGACGCCGCCGCCGTGCGCGTCGGCGGCGAGACGCTCGTCGTCAGCAGCGACCCCATCTCGCTGGCGGCGGAGCGAATCGGCACGCTCGGCGTCGCCATCGTCTCGAACGACGTCGCCGCCTGTGGCGGGGTTCCGGAGTGGTTGACCTGCACGATTCTCTTGCCCGACGACGACCCGGCGCTGCTCGACACCGTCACCGCGCAGCTCGACACCGAAGCCGAACGACTCGGTATCACCATCGTCGGCGGCCACACGGAATCGGTCTTGGCGCTCTCGCGTCCACTCCTCTCGCTGACCTGTGCCGGGACCGCCGACAGCTACGTCCCGACCGGCGGCGCACGACCCGGCGACCGCGTTCTCCTCACGAAAGCCGCGGGCGTCGAGGGGACCGCCGTGCTCGCGTCCGACTTCGCCGACGACTTGGACGTCGCCGACGCGACAGCGTTCTTCGACGAACTCAGCGTCATCCCCGACGCGGCGGCGCTCGCGCCGTTCGCGACGGCGATGCACGACCCGACCGAAGGCGGCGTCGTCGCCGGTCTCACCGAGATGGCCGTGGCCAGCGACGCCGTGCTCTCGGTCGACCCCGACGACATCCCCGTCCGCGACGAGACTCGACGACTCTGCAAAGCGGTAGACGTCGACCCGCTTCGGATTCTCGGTTCGGGGGCACTCGCCGCGACCGTCACCGAAGACGTCGCCGACGACGCGCTCGCTGCGCTGGACGAAGCAGGCATCGACGCGACCGAAATCGGAACCGTGGAACGAGAGACCGGAGCGACGGGCCTCCGCCTCGGCGACGAGTTCTTCGCGTCGCCGCCGGAGGACGACATGTACGCGCTCTGGGAGTAGGTGAGAAAGAGCGGTTCAGGACTCCTCGGGCTCCTCCCACTGCGCGTCGGGGTCGACCGGTTCGACGGCGCGGCGAATCTCCTCCTCCGTATACTCGATGTCGTCGAGCACCATCGCGAGTCGCTGCCAGCGGGCGCTTAACTCGCTTTCGCCCTCGGGACCGACGCGCGCGCCGCGGGTCTTGAAGAACGCCGTGCCGCGGCCGCGTTTCGAGCCCTCGCCGGTGTGGCCGTCGAAGACGGCGTCGAATTTGCCGCCGACTTCGAGGTCGCCGACCGGGAAGTCGTGCGCGGGTTTCTCGCCGCGTTCGCGCGCCGCCGCGCGCTCTTCGGCCACTTTGCGAAAGTACTCGTCGGCGTTCGAGGCCTCGCGCGTCGACGGGGCGCGCGCCGCCGCCAACGCGGCGTGAATCGCACAGAGACGACCCTCCCACGAGTCCATCGACCACCGGTCGGTCGCGAGTTCCTCGTAGCGTTCGATGGTGAGCGCCACCTCGTCGCCGGCGCGGAGGTCCTCGACGACGTAGAGGTTGAGTCGGTCCCAGAGGTTCCAGCCGAACCCCGAGCGCGCGAGCTCCCACGCCGCCCACGCGGCGACCTCCTCGTCGGAGCGCCGGACGGCCTTCTGGAGCAGACTCGACACGACGTATCGGCTGTAGCCGCCGTCGGTCTCGTTCTCCTCCTTCCGTTCGCCGAAATCGTTCTCGCCGGTCGCCTCCGGCGGCGTGTCGGCCTGCAGACTCCCGTCGGACCCGAACGTC from Haloprofundus halobius includes:
- a CDS encoding DEAD/DEAH box helicase — protein: MNDDYGDDARETAETDPSDPETDASSPERATGAEDAADDEIIEAAEATAVDEMTEDPVTLDSFYDALQTEGRPLATAQQIARHLDIPQATAADALEALADAGTVQRVDVESDPVVWYPTQWGDVATRERVIVFPERREIVVDRPKQYTRAQLSQFAHLVDTTGGDADERGYLYTIRTEDIWQAPFDEFEGLLRSMRSVLPRRSPHLEEWAERQWKRAHQFTLRTHEDGYVVLEAVNEDLMGNVAREKLSEQHLHAPISDTESWVREGEEAAIKRILYEAGYPVKDERDLDTGDPLETDLAVDLRDYQRDWVDRFVDQRSGVLVGPPGSGKTIAAMGVLAAVGGETLVLVPSRELASQWRQELLEHTTLTADQIGEYHGGKKEVRPVTIATYQTAGMDRHRQLFDSRAWGLIVYDEVHHIPSRVFRRSADLQTKHRLGLSATPIREDDKEGDIFTLVGPPIGTDWGKLFDAGFVQEPEVEIRYVPWTDEMAENEYRSADGRERYTLAALNPAKVDEVRHLRGKHLDAKALIFVDWLEQGEAVAEALDVPFISGEMPHYRRQRLLQQFRDGDLRTLVVSRVGDEGIDLPNAEIAIVASGLGGSRRQGAQRAGRTMRPVGNAVMYVLATRGSPEEDFAERQLRHLAEKGIRVREAGAWPTGGKE
- a CDS encoding HalOD1 output domain-containing protein, with the protein product MPGQFDGPRDIGYDPARECYSIEYDRTRDPPSIELIVAIATIEDRGTDEVEPLYETIDPDALDAIFREESEATAHRNGRLSFVFSGREVTVWAEGRIDIALTDAERERATAASDADGPESEEQDGVNWGRDPTGTEESEDTSMR
- a CDS encoding pyridoxal-phosphate-dependent aminotransferase family protein yields the protein MLLTPGPTAVPEPVRRAMAREQPNPDVEERFRVRYEDLTEKLAEVYDTDHDVVVLGGEGILGLEAAIASLVEPGDRVLCISNGLYGDGFVDFVESYGGEPVHVGVEYTEALDVDAVKAILEKSEEMGKPFELATMVHCETPTGTLTNLDPVLDVLDDYGVLSVVDAVSSLGGTPVPTERIDVCLGGSQKCFSAPPGLTTAAISDEAWAAMEARDPPSLYTNFLPWRNVSEGFPYTHLAANVAALDVAVDLLLEDGLDAVYGRHVAAAEVCRERGAEMGLEPFTDGARPSPTVTAFHVPGRAATLQQRLADEHDVVLSTGLADLADDIIRVGHMGYGADIEKVDRAMDALEVVLA
- a CDS encoding AIR synthase family protein: MTGKFTPEDLAAYVFSRTGAPNDDLLVGPAFGEDAAAVRVGGETLVVSSDPISLAAERIGTLGVAIVSNDVAACGGVPEWLTCTILLPDDDPALLDTVTAQLDTEAERLGITIVGGHTESVLALSRPLLSLTCAGTADSYVPTGGARPGDRVLLTKAAGVEGTAVLASDFADDLDVADATAFFDELSVIPDAAALAPFATAMHDPTEGGVVAGLTEMAVASDAVLSVDPDDIPVRDETRRLCKAVDVDPLRILGSGALAATVTEDVADDALAALDEAGIDATEIGTVERETGATGLRLGDEFFASPPEDDMYALWE